The following are encoded in a window of Streptomyces sp. 11x1 genomic DNA:
- a CDS encoding CPBP family intramembrane glutamic endopeptidase: protein MQGQVESVEGAVPEERPGRRILRDETLLVLALSLGASGVSALISFIGSVTEPGGLKDQAATMNASAAPGRPWLDLAWQLFGITTALVPVALVAHFLLREGAGLRTLGFDRTKPWPDLGRGAAIAAVIGSTGIAFYLAARGLGFNLTVVPEALPEVWWKYPVLILSAVQNAILEEVIVVGYLLRRLQQLGWSPGSALAASSVLRGSYHLYQGIGGFVGNMVMGVVFVYLYRRWGRVGPLVVAHSLLDIGAFVGYALLAGKVDWLPTP from the coding sequence GTGCAGGGGCAGGTGGAGTCGGTGGAGGGCGCGGTACCGGAGGAGCGGCCGGGCCGACGGATTCTGAGGGACGAGACGCTCCTCGTGCTCGCGCTCTCGCTCGGCGCGAGCGGGGTGTCCGCGCTGATCAGCTTCATCGGATCGGTGACCGAACCCGGTGGGCTCAAGGACCAGGCGGCCACCATGAACGCCTCGGCCGCGCCGGGCCGACCGTGGCTCGACCTCGCGTGGCAGCTCTTCGGCATCACGACCGCCCTGGTGCCCGTCGCGTTGGTCGCGCACTTCCTGCTGCGTGAGGGCGCCGGGCTGCGGACCCTCGGCTTCGACCGGACGAAGCCGTGGCCCGATCTCGGCCGGGGTGCGGCGATCGCCGCGGTGATCGGCAGCACCGGGATCGCCTTCTACCTGGCGGCGCGCGGCCTCGGCTTCAACCTCACCGTGGTACCGGAGGCGCTGCCCGAGGTGTGGTGGAAGTACCCCGTGCTGATCCTCTCCGCGGTCCAGAACGCGATCCTCGAAGAGGTCATCGTGGTCGGGTATCTGTTGCGTCGGCTCCAGCAACTGGGCTGGTCGCCGGGGAGCGCGCTGGCCGCCAGCTCGGTGCTGCGCGGCTCGTACCACCTCTACCAGGGCATCGGCGGCTTCGTCGGCAACATGGTGATGGGCGTGGTGTTCGTCTATCTGTACCGGCGGTGGGGGCGAGTGGGCCCGCTGGTGGTGGCCCACTCGCTGCTCGACATCGGGGCGTTCGTGGGGTACGCGCTGCTGGCCGGGAAGGTGGACTGGCTGCCCACGCCTTGA
- a CDS encoding PhzF family phenazine biosynthesis protein, with protein sequence MRIRIVDAFTDRPFSGNPAGVLLLDAFPDDAWLRNVAKEVNHAETAFAHPLPAGGDADWALRWFTPVAEVAMCGHATLATAHVLNSTHTHEGPVRFATRSGVLIATPQPDGSLTLDFPTAPLTPVPVPDGVAEALGAEPLSAFDTGPQVGDLLLELADEKTVLGLTPDLRSLGRYSERGIIATARAEDAAVGHDYVSRCFFPNIGIDEDPVTGSAHTALAPFWSARLGSPDLTGLQASPRSGHVRTGLRGDRTLLSGRAVTVIDGELLA encoded by the coding sequence ATGCGCATTCGTATCGTCGACGCCTTCACCGACCGCCCCTTCTCCGGCAACCCGGCCGGAGTCCTCCTCCTCGACGCCTTCCCGGACGACGCCTGGCTCCGGAACGTGGCCAAGGAGGTCAACCACGCCGAGACCGCGTTCGCCCACCCCCTCCCGGCCGGCGGCGACGCCGACTGGGCGCTGCGCTGGTTCACGCCGGTCGCCGAGGTGGCGATGTGCGGCCACGCCACACTGGCCACGGCGCACGTCCTGAACAGCACCCACACCCACGAGGGCCCGGTTCGGTTCGCCACGCGCAGCGGCGTCCTCATCGCCACACCCCAGCCGGACGGTTCGCTCACCCTCGACTTCCCGACCGCGCCCCTCACCCCGGTCCCCGTCCCGGACGGCGTCGCGGAGGCCCTCGGCGCCGAGCCGTTGAGCGCCTTCGACACCGGCCCGCAGGTGGGCGACCTGCTGCTGGAGCTGGCCGACGAGAAGACGGTCCTCGGTCTGACCCCCGACCTGCGTTCCCTCGGCCGCTACTCCGAGCGCGGCATCATCGCCACCGCCCGCGCCGAGGACGCCGCCGTCGGCCACGACTACGTCTCGCGCTGCTTCTTCCCGAACATCGGCATCGACGAGGACCCGGTCACGGGCAGCGCCCACACCGCCCTCGCCCCCTTCTGGTCCGCACGCCTGGGCAGCCCGGATCTCACCGGCCTCCAGGCCTCCCCCCGCTCCGGCCACGTCCGCACGGGACTCCGCGGCGACCGCACCCTGCTCTCCGGCCGCGCGGTCACGGTCATCGACGGCGAACTCCTCGCCTGA
- a CDS encoding SDR family oxidoreductase, giving the protein MISDSYLSRLFSLDGRVAVVTGGSSGIGKAIATALAQAGASVVIVARGETELAATVDRLTADGCRAAWVSGDLGTRAGVRAAAEQATEAFGEPDILVNSAGVNLRPPLSDLGEDVWDTTMAVNLDAPFLLGQRFGPGMAERGYGRIIHITSQQAHRAFVRSGAYGVSKGALESLARSQAEEWSPHGVTCNTLVPGFVPTPLNARLSSDPEQVAALAARTLTGRNGLPDDFAGAAVFLSGHSAGYITGQTIFVDGGFSVH; this is encoded by the coding sequence ATGATCTCCGACAGTTACCTCTCCCGACTGTTCTCCCTCGACGGCCGGGTAGCCGTGGTGACAGGCGGCAGCTCCGGCATCGGCAAGGCCATCGCCACGGCGCTCGCGCAGGCCGGGGCGAGCGTGGTGATCGTCGCGCGCGGGGAGACGGAACTGGCGGCCACGGTCGACCGGCTGACGGCGGACGGCTGCCGCGCGGCCTGGGTGAGCGGCGACCTCGGCACGCGAGCAGGCGTGCGCGCGGCGGCGGAGCAGGCGACGGAGGCGTTCGGCGAACCCGACATCCTCGTCAACAGCGCCGGCGTCAACCTCCGTCCCCCGCTGAGCGACCTGGGCGAAGACGTGTGGGACACCACCATGGCGGTGAACCTGGACGCGCCCTTCCTGCTGGGCCAGCGCTTCGGGCCCGGCATGGCCGAGCGGGGCTACGGACGCATCATCCACATCACCTCGCAGCAGGCGCACCGGGCGTTCGTCCGCAGCGGCGCGTACGGCGTCTCCAAGGGCGCCCTGGAGTCACTCGCCCGCTCGCAGGCCGAGGAGTGGTCGCCGCACGGCGTCACCTGCAACACCCTGGTCCCCGGCTTCGTCCCGACCCCGCTCAACGCCCGCCTGTCGTCCGACCCGGAGCAGGTGGCGGCGCTCGCCGCCCGCACCCTGACCGGCCGCAACGGTCTCCCTGACGACTTCGCCGGCGCCGCGGTGTTCCTGTCCGGACACTCAGCCGGCTACATCACCGGGCAAACGATCTTCGTCGACGGCGGCTTCTCCGTCCACTAG
- a CDS encoding metallophosphoesterase, with the protein MTDTSNTRPADSDARAPRQGRLHRLMRCLPLIAPVLLWTVPCWVLLYAGQHWPLPVTPVGTALFVLGLVGMPLAMARGHGRGRQDRAAIIGDTLLGASWVLFTWSVLLGLFLRLALTVTDVGASQDRARIVTWAVLGTTAVLLAWGYAEARRVPRVRRLDVQLPRLGAGLDGLRVALITDTHYGPLDRARWSARVCETVNTLEADLVCHTGDIADGTAERRRAQATPLATVRATHARVYVTGNHEYYSEAQGWVDLMDELGWEPLRNRHVLLERGGDTLVVAGVDDVTAESSGLAGHRAHLTGALDGADPDLPVLLLAHQPKFIDRATAAGIDLQLSGHTHGGQIWPFHHLVRLDQPALAGLSRHGTRTLLYTSRGTGFWGPPFRVFAPSEITLLVLRSPHPPTSM; encoded by the coding sequence GTGACCGACACCAGCAACACCCGACCCGCCGACAGCGACGCGCGAGCTCCGCGGCAGGGCCGACTGCACCGCCTGATGCGCTGTCTCCCGCTGATCGCCCCCGTCCTCCTGTGGACCGTGCCCTGCTGGGTGCTCCTGTACGCCGGCCAGCACTGGCCGCTCCCCGTCACGCCGGTCGGCACCGCGCTGTTCGTCCTCGGCCTCGTCGGCATGCCGCTCGCGATGGCGCGCGGCCACGGCCGAGGCCGGCAGGACAGGGCGGCGATCATCGGCGACACCCTGCTCGGCGCCAGCTGGGTTCTGTTCACCTGGTCCGTTCTGCTCGGCCTCTTCCTACGGCTCGCCCTGACCGTGACCGACGTCGGCGCGAGCCAGGACCGGGCCCGCATCGTCACCTGGGCCGTCCTCGGCACCACCGCCGTACTCCTCGCCTGGGGATACGCCGAAGCCCGCCGGGTGCCACGTGTGCGCCGCCTCGACGTGCAACTCCCTCGGCTGGGCGCGGGGTTGGACGGCCTGCGCGTCGCCCTCATCACCGACACCCACTACGGCCCGCTCGACCGCGCCCGCTGGTCGGCACGAGTGTGCGAGACGGTGAACACCCTGGAAGCCGACCTGGTCTGCCACACCGGCGACATCGCGGACGGCACGGCCGAGCGCCGCCGCGCCCAGGCCACCCCACTCGCCACCGTGCGGGCCACCCATGCCCGCGTGTACGTCACCGGCAACCACGAGTACTACAGCGAGGCCCAGGGCTGGGTCGACCTGATGGACGAGCTGGGCTGGGAACCGCTGCGCAACCGCCACGTGCTGCTCGAACGGGGCGGCGACACCCTCGTCGTCGCCGGCGTGGACGACGTCACCGCCGAATCCTCCGGCCTGGCAGGCCACCGCGCCCACCTCACCGGTGCCCTGGACGGCGCCGACCCCGACCTGCCCGTCCTGCTCCTGGCCCACCAGCCCAAGTTCATCGACCGGGCGACAGCAGCCGGCATCGACCTCCAGCTCTCCGGCCACACCCACGGCGGCCAGATATGGCCCTTCCACCACCTGGTCCGCCTCGACCAGCCCGCCCTCGCCGGTCTCAGTCGGCACGGCACCCGCACCCTCCTCTACACCAGTCGCGGCACCGGCTTCTGGGGCCCGCCCTTCCGCGTCTTCGCCCCCAGCGAGATCACCCTGCTCGTACTCCGCTCCCCGCACCCGCCGACCTCGATGTAG
- a CDS encoding PadR family transcriptional regulator — protein MRSRGQDFGFEHGHGRRGGERHRGRGDGEALRAAFGPFGPGHGGPGPFGPFGGGPWGGRGRGGPRGRARRGDVRASILALLKDRPMHGYEMIQEIAERSGGAWKPSPGSVYPTLQLLEDEGLIASATEGGKKLFSLTEAGRTAAEEGPEAPWEEASRGVDWEALSEIRQAGFGLMEAFGQVWKTGDKEQRDKALTVINEARKKLYLILADED, from the coding sequence ATGCGTTCCCGTGGACAGGACTTCGGATTCGAGCATGGGCATGGGCGACGCGGTGGGGAGCGCCACCGCGGACGAGGTGACGGCGAGGCGCTGCGTGCCGCCTTCGGGCCGTTCGGGCCGGGCCATGGTGGTCCCGGGCCGTTCGGGCCCTTCGGTGGTGGCCCGTGGGGTGGACGCGGCCGAGGCGGACCCCGGGGAAGGGCACGGCGGGGCGATGTACGTGCCTCGATCCTGGCCCTCCTCAAGGACAGGCCCATGCACGGCTACGAGATGATCCAGGAGATCGCCGAGCGCAGCGGTGGGGCGTGGAAGCCCAGCCCCGGCTCGGTGTACCCCACCCTCCAGCTCTTGGAGGACGAGGGGCTGATCGCCAGCGCGACCGAGGGCGGCAAGAAGCTGTTCTCGCTCACCGAGGCTGGTCGCACCGCGGCCGAGGAGGGGCCCGAGGCTCCTTGGGAAGAGGCCTCGCGCGGGGTCGACTGGGAGGCGCTGAGCGAGATCCGGCAGGCCGGCTTCGGTCTGATGGAGGCATTCGGCCAGGTCTGGAAGACCGGCGACAAGGAACAGCGCGACAAGGCGCTGACGGTGATCAACGAAGCCCGCAAGAAGCTGTACCTGATCCTCGCCGACGAGGACTGA
- a CDS encoding SRPBCC family protein — MADVSAEARIEAPAEQVWARLVDWSAYGEWNTTHTGFPQGGPRTLEVGGTFQENLRLMGFPAEVEWTIAELEPARTLAIRGKGPMAVDLTTRYTLTPDGDATTVRVDGRFTGAAVSLMAGKLKDSATAALDESLRKLGALVA; from the coding sequence ATGGCTGATGTCAGCGCGGAGGCACGCATCGAGGCGCCCGCCGAGCAGGTCTGGGCCCGGCTCGTCGACTGGTCCGCGTACGGCGAGTGGAACACGACCCACACCGGCTTCCCGCAGGGCGGCCCGCGGACCCTCGAAGTAGGTGGCACCTTCCAGGAGAACCTGAGGCTCATGGGCTTCCCGGCGGAGGTCGAGTGGACCATCGCCGAGCTGGAACCCGCGCGCACCCTGGCCATCCGCGGCAAGGGCCCCATGGCCGTGGACCTCACCACGCGCTACACCCTCACCCCCGACGGCGACGCCACCACGGTCCGCGTCGACGGCCGGTTCACGGGCGCGGCGGTCTCCCTGATGGCGGGCAAGCTCAAGGACTCCGCCACGGCCGCGCTCGACGAGTCCCTGCGCAAGCTGGGCGCACTCGTCGCCTGA
- a CDS encoding Clp protease N-terminal domain-containing protein produces the protein MRPPIPRQSAVDHGPDHVEIEGRLTDELTSVIAAARRRALRDGDRQIDTAHLLHTLLESDPDVRALFDGPQVARLLGYLVQRSIGYGLRWRIGVEDAGVVPGAPGTPGWSPVAARAMGQAYDRAVRRGERSAHGVDLLAALVATTGSRAVEVLATVGVDVGAVARRVVRTGEAL, from the coding sequence GTGCGACCCCCTATTCCCCGGCAGTCGGCCGTAGATCATGGTCCGGACCACGTGGAGATCGAGGGCAGGCTCACGGACGAGCTGACCTCGGTGATCGCCGCTGCGCGCAGACGGGCCCTCCGGGACGGGGACCGGCAGATCGACACCGCCCACCTGCTGCACACGCTCCTGGAGTCCGACCCCGACGTCCGCGCCCTCTTCGACGGACCGCAGGTCGCCCGGCTGCTCGGCTATCTGGTGCAGCGCAGCATCGGCTACGGACTGCGCTGGCGGATCGGGGTCGAGGACGCCGGAGTCGTCCCGGGTGCGCCGGGCACGCCCGGCTGGTCGCCGGTCGCGGCCCGCGCGATGGGGCAGGCGTACGACCGTGCCGTGCGGCGGGGTGAGCGGTCGGCCCACGGTGTGGACCTGCTCGCCGCGCTGGTCGCGACCACCGGATCGCGGGCCGTGGAGGTGCTGGCCACCGTGGGTGTCGACGTCGGGGCTGTGGCGCGGCGGGTCGTGCGGACGGGCGAGGCCCTCTGA
- a CDS encoding EamA family transporter encodes MPVHTSQRSHGQRGRGVGLVLALGSAVAFGGSGTAAKPLIEAGLEPLHVVWLRVVGAALVMLPLAVRHRDLVRRRPALLVGFGLFAVAGVQAFYFASISRIPVGVALLVEYLGPALVLGWVRCVQRRPVTRAAAVGVVLAVGGLACVVEIWSGLSFDPLGLLLALGAACCQAGYFVLADQGSEAGAEAPDPLGVIAYGLLVGAAVLTVVARPWGMEWEVLGGTALMDGTAVPAWVLLGWVVLVATVLAYVTGVVAVRRLSPQVAGVVGCLEAVVATVLAWVLLGEHLGAAQIVGGLVVLAGAYVAQRSAPGRRAPRKVASGGEGAGVGMSVGRGR; translated from the coding sequence GTGCCGGTGCATACGTCTCAGAGGAGTCACGGACAACGCGGTCGGGGCGTCGGGCTGGTGCTCGCGCTCGGGTCCGCCGTCGCCTTCGGTGGATCGGGCACGGCGGCCAAACCACTCATCGAGGCGGGGCTCGAACCGTTGCACGTGGTGTGGCTGCGCGTCGTCGGCGCCGCGCTGGTGATGCTGCCGTTGGCCGTCCGGCACAGGGACCTGGTGCGGCGGCGGCCCGCGCTGCTCGTCGGTTTCGGACTGTTCGCCGTGGCCGGTGTGCAGGCCTTCTACTTCGCGTCGATCTCGCGTATCCCCGTCGGAGTCGCCCTGCTCGTGGAGTACCTCGGGCCGGCGCTCGTCCTCGGGTGGGTGCGATGCGTGCAGCGGCGGCCGGTGACCCGGGCGGCGGCGGTCGGGGTCGTCCTCGCGGTCGGCGGCCTCGCCTGCGTCGTCGAGATCTGGTCCGGGCTGAGCTTCGATCCGCTGGGGCTGCTGCTCGCGCTCGGCGCAGCCTGTTGTCAGGCCGGGTACTTCGTCCTGGCCGACCAGGGGAGCGAGGCCGGGGCCGAGGCGCCGGACCCGCTCGGTGTCATCGCCTACGGACTGCTGGTGGGGGCGGCCGTGCTCACGGTGGTGGCCCGCCCGTGGGGGATGGAGTGGGAGGTGCTCGGGGGCACCGCGCTGATGGACGGGACGGCCGTTCCGGCGTGGGTGCTGCTCGGGTGGGTGGTGCTGGTCGCCACGGTGCTCGCCTATGTGACCGGAGTGGTGGCCGTACGGCGGTTGTCTCCCCAGGTGGCCGGGGTGGTGGGATGCCTGGAGGCGGTGGTGGCGACCGTGCTCGCGTGGGTGCTGCTGGGTGAGCACCTGGGGGCGGCGCAGATCGTCGGCGGGCTGGTCGTGCTGGCCGGGGCGTATGTCGCGCAGCGGTCCGCGCCGGGCAGGAGGGCGCCGAGGAAGGTGGCGTCCGGTGGGGAAGGGGCAGGGGTCGGCATGTCGGTGGGTCGGGGGCGATGA
- a CDS encoding pyridoxamine 5'-phosphate oxidase family protein — MTGTQRSTTPGPTTPPPAAYTPSERTVPTRAAQKASYDRELVHSLLDEGCVCHLGFVRDGAPVVLPTLYGRVGETLYVHGSTGSRPLRMTGQADPGLPVCLTVTHVDALILARSAFHHSINYRSVVVHGTAHQVTDPEERRIALDALVDHVVPGRSRDSRPANGKEFAATAVIRLDLNEVSAKTRTGGVNDEPEDLTLPHWAGVVPLRKGYGTPIPDPDLAPGTELPAYLKTL; from the coding sequence ATGACGGGGACCCAGCGGTCGACGACACCGGGGCCGACGACACCACCGCCCGCCGCCTACACCCCCAGCGAGCGCACCGTCCCCACCCGGGCCGCCCAGAAGGCCTCGTACGACAGGGAGCTGGTGCACTCGCTACTCGACGAGGGGTGCGTCTGCCATCTCGGCTTCGTCCGCGACGGCGCCCCGGTGGTGCTGCCGACGCTGTACGGCCGGGTCGGCGAGACGCTCTATGTGCACGGCTCGACGGGCTCGCGCCCGCTGCGGATGACGGGCCAGGCCGACCCGGGCCTCCCGGTGTGCCTGACGGTCACCCATGTGGACGCGCTGATCCTGGCCCGCTCCGCCTTCCACCACTCGATCAACTACCGCTCGGTGGTGGTGCACGGCACCGCGCATCAGGTGACCGACCCGGAGGAGCGCCGGATCGCCCTGGACGCCCTGGTCGACCATGTCGTACCGGGCCGCTCGCGGGACTCCCGGCCCGCCAACGGCAAGGAGTTCGCGGCCACGGCCGTGATCCGCCTCGACCTGAACGAGGTCTCGGCCAAGACCCGCACCGGCGGCGTCAACGACGAGCCCGAGGACCTCACGCTCCCCCACTGGGCCGGCGTCGTCCCCCTCCGCAAGGGCTACGGAACGCCGATCCCGGACCCCGACCTGGCCCCGGGCACCGAACTCCCGGCCTACCTCAAGACCCTGTAG
- a CDS encoding aminotransferase class I/II-fold pyridoxal phosphate-dependent enzyme: MLGEYLIAGRRAVEIAASVEQAVAEGGLEPGQLLPPMRELAGRLGVNPNTVAAAYRTLRERGVIETSGRRGSRVRSRPATTGREYIRVEVPEGARDLAVGNPDPALLPRLAEAFEAAAEQGDREPVLYGAAAVEPELARIARADLDADGVPDGPVAVTSGSLDAIERVLAVHLKPGDTVAVEDPGWGSVLDLVPALGLRVVPVGVDDEGPLPDDVRGALEGGARALIVTDRAQNPTGAAVSAARARALRSVLAQHPETLLIEDDHGYRIVDQSLHPLAGGTRSWAFVRSVAKAYGPDLRLAVLTGDAVTVDRVRGRQRLGPGWVSLLVQRAVVRLWSGGAVDAEAVAAAYGRRRDALIGALARRGVEAHGVSGMNVWIRVPDETGAVARLLHAGWAVAPGARFRMSAPQGIRITVSTLTEEEIGRVADAVASAIGPGAGAGYV, encoded by the coding sequence GTGCTAGGAGAATACCTGATCGCTGGTCGACGTGCGGTCGAGATTGCCGCGAGCGTCGAGCAGGCGGTGGCGGAGGGCGGGCTGGAGCCCGGACAACTGCTGCCGCCCATGAGGGAGTTGGCGGGCCGGCTCGGCGTGAATCCGAACACCGTCGCGGCCGCCTATCGCACGCTCCGTGAGCGTGGGGTCATCGAGACCTCGGGGCGCCGGGGCAGCCGTGTGCGGTCCCGGCCGGCGACGACGGGGCGCGAGTACATCCGGGTGGAGGTCCCCGAGGGTGCGCGGGACCTCGCCGTCGGCAATCCCGACCCCGCGCTGCTGCCGCGCCTGGCGGAGGCGTTCGAGGCCGCTGCCGAGCAGGGCGACCGTGAACCGGTCCTCTACGGGGCGGCGGCCGTGGAGCCCGAACTGGCCCGGATCGCGCGGGCCGACCTGGACGCCGACGGGGTGCCGGACGGGCCGGTCGCCGTCACCTCGGGGTCGCTCGACGCCATCGAACGGGTGCTGGCCGTCCACCTCAAGCCGGGGGACACCGTCGCCGTCGAGGACCCCGGGTGGGGAAGCGTGCTCGATCTGGTGCCGGCGCTCGGGCTGCGGGTCGTCCCGGTCGGCGTCGACGACGAGGGGCCGCTCCCCGACGACGTACGAGGGGCGCTGGAGGGCGGGGCGCGTGCCCTGATCGTCACCGACCGGGCGCAGAACCCGACCGGCGCGGCCGTGAGCGCCGCTCGCGCGCGTGCCCTGCGGTCCGTGCTGGCCCAGCATCCGGAGACCCTGCTCATCGAGGACGACCACGGCTACCGGATCGTCGACCAGTCCCTGCATCCGCTCGCCGGGGGCACCCGCAGCTGGGCCTTCGTGCGGTCGGTCGCCAAGGCGTACGGCCCCGACCTGCGGCTCGCCGTGCTCACCGGCGACGCGGTCACCGTTGACCGGGTGCGGGGCCGGCAGCGGCTGGGGCCCGGCTGGGTGAGCCTGCTGGTGCAGCGGGCCGTCGTCCGGCTGTGGTCCGGCGGTGCGGTGGACGCGGAGGCCGTGGCGGCGGCGTACGGGCGGCGGCGGGACGCGCTGATCGGTGCCCTCGCGCGGCGCGGGGTCGAGGCGCACGGGGTCAGCGGGATGAACGTGTGGATCCGGGTGCCGGACGAGACCGGCGCGGTCGCGCGGCTGCTGCACGCCGGCTGGGCCGTCGCGCCCGGGGCGCGCTTCCGGATGAGCGCCCCGCAGGGGATCCGGATCACCGTCTCCACCCTCACCGAGGAGGAGATCGGGAGGGTGGCGGACGCGGTGGCCTCGGCGATCGGGCCGGGGGCGGGAGCGGGATACGTATGA
- a CDS encoding DMT family transporter has product MTTATPTRAPGRAPDRSRAAVDWRLRFAFLSLVWGFSFLLIKVGTQAYAPFQVTLGRLLFGTLVLAAAMAVRRERLPRGARTWGHLTVAAFFLNALPFSLFAYAELTVPSTLAGICNATSPLWGMALSLVALSEDRPTRVRVAGLGLGFLGVLTVLGAWQGFQGVDATGTALALLASLSYPVGWIYVRRTLAGTTASHLSLTGAQLLLATTQLAFVTPVFTSMPSSFPVLPLLAVVALGTLGTGVAMLVQYGLVSEVGPTTAQMVTYFIPVIATAAGVALLGESLTWSTPVGATIVLAGAALTQARPRT; this is encoded by the coding sequence ATGACCACCGCCACGCCCACCCGAGCCCCCGGTCGTGCCCCTGACCGCTCCCGCGCCGCCGTCGACTGGCGGCTGCGCTTCGCCTTCCTCTCCCTCGTCTGGGGCTTCAGCTTCCTCCTGATCAAGGTGGGCACACAGGCGTACGCGCCCTTCCAGGTCACCTTGGGACGGCTGCTGTTCGGCACCCTGGTCCTCGCGGCGGCGATGGCGGTGAGGCGGGAGCGGCTGCCGCGCGGCGCCCGCACCTGGGGTCACCTGACCGTGGCCGCCTTCTTCCTCAACGCCCTGCCGTTCTCCCTGTTCGCCTACGCGGAGCTGACCGTCCCGTCCACGCTGGCGGGCATCTGCAACGCGACCTCACCCCTGTGGGGCATGGCCCTCTCCCTGGTCGCGCTCTCCGAGGACCGCCCCACCCGGGTGCGGGTCGCCGGTCTCGGCCTCGGCTTCCTCGGAGTCCTCACCGTGCTCGGCGCCTGGCAGGGCTTTCAGGGCGTGGACGCCACCGGCACCGCGCTGGCGCTGCTGGCCTCCCTCAGCTATCCCGTCGGCTGGATCTACGTCCGCCGCACCCTGGCCGGCACCACCGCGTCGCACCTCTCCCTCACCGGCGCCCAACTACTGCTGGCCACCACCCAACTGGCCTTCGTCACCCCGGTGTTCACGAGCATGCCGAGCAGTTTCCCGGTGCTGCCCCTGCTGGCGGTCGTCGCGCTGGGCACCCTGGGCACGGGGGTCGCGATGCTCGTCCAGTACGGGCTCGTCTCCGAGGTCGGCCCGACGACGGCCCAGATGGTCACCTACTTCATCCCGGTCATCGCCACGGCCGCCGGCGTCGCACTCCTCGGCGAGTCCCTGACCTGGTCGACCCCGGTCGGCGCGACGATCGTCCTGGCGGGTGCGGCACTGACACAGGCCAGACCGCGCACCTGA
- a CDS encoding LysR family transcriptional regulator, giving the protein MLNLERLRTLDALARHGSVSGAAEGLHVTTSAVSQQMAKLEREVGQRLLAKNGRGVRLTDAGRLLAEHAARILSQVELAQSALEEQRGQVVGELRLAGFPTAVRGLFPAVFRALREDHPALRVRSRELEPELAVNAVIRGDVDLAVVLDWYNKPLPVPAGLARAAILDDPVEVALHEDHPLVARDEIELRELAQEPWVAWPEGEFCHEWLLYTLRANGIEPHIAHRAGEHHTQLALVAAGLGVCIAPRLGRDPMPAGVRTVPVRHRVHRSVYAVWRSDADRRPSIRAAVEALRTAGDGCGAG; this is encoded by the coding sequence ATGTTGAACTTGGAGCGCCTGCGCACCCTCGACGCCCTCGCCCGGCACGGCTCGGTCAGCGGGGCGGCCGAGGGGCTGCATGTGACGACCTCGGCCGTCTCGCAGCAGATGGCCAAGCTGGAACGCGAGGTGGGTCAGCGGCTCCTCGCCAAGAACGGGCGGGGGGTGCGCCTCACCGACGCGGGGCGGCTGCTCGCCGAGCACGCCGCGCGCATCCTGTCGCAGGTCGAGCTGGCGCAGTCGGCACTGGAGGAACAGCGGGGACAGGTCGTCGGCGAACTTCGGCTGGCCGGCTTCCCGACGGCCGTCCGGGGCCTGTTTCCCGCCGTCTTCCGCGCGCTGCGCGAGGACCATCCCGCGCTGCGCGTGCGCTCACGGGAACTGGAACCCGAACTCGCCGTCAACGCCGTGATCCGGGGCGACGTCGACCTGGCCGTCGTGCTCGACTGGTACAACAAGCCGCTGCCCGTGCCCGCAGGGCTGGCCAGGGCCGCGATCCTCGACGACCCGGTGGAGGTGGCCCTGCACGAGGACCATCCGCTCGTCGCCCGGGACGAGATCGAACTGCGGGAGCTGGCCCAGGAGCCGTGGGTCGCCTGGCCCGAGGGCGAGTTCTGCCACGAATGGCTGCTCTACACGCTGCGGGCCAACGGCATCGAGCCCCACATCGCCCACCGCGCGGGTGAACACCACACGCAACTCGCCCTGGTCGCCGCAGGATTGGGTGTCTGCATCGCGCCCCGGCTCGGCCGGGACCCGATGCCGGCCGGGGTGCGGACCGTGCCGGTGCGCCACCGTGTCCACCGCAGCGTGTACGCGGTGTGGCGCTCGGACGCCGACCGGCGGCCGTCCATCAGGGCGGCGGTGGAGGCGCTGCGGACCGCGGGCGACGGGTGCGGAGCGGGCTGA